From Phragmites australis chromosome 5, lpPhrAust1.1, whole genome shotgun sequence, a single genomic window includes:
- the LOC133919949 gene encoding uncharacterized protein LOC133919949 isoform X1 yields MYLAYGWPQSIPLDPNDSDRVVLLRVLGRLLLVVCPASLHLWSAAHHRVRLARLDRSPDSLAAHGHNAHAVWSPDAKTVAVLTSSFYLHIYKVQHSGKPLIVAGKQLPGLCLASISLIIAEKVPLANGVAITSNFVCDSKSMLLGLSSGHVQVVSWNAEFPDSFKLGCSACSSEKTTAVVDALVFDPPSLQENSNARPAPCCTGNSSIVHVELSVKLRLLVALYSGCHIALCTVGKKGLKQPGSVRVERWLNTDDAICTSVASEQQILAVGCSRGVVELYDLAENARHIRTISLYDWGYSVEDTGPVACISWTHDNCAFAVGWKFRGLTVWSVSGCRLMCTIRQTGSNSASSPMVKPNALKFEPLMGGTSHIQWDDHGYKLFAVEESLSERVLAFSFAKCCLNRGLSGTTYSHQVLYGEDRILLVQQDDADELKILHLNVPVSYISQNWPVLHVVASNDGMYLAVAGSHGLVLYDLRNKRWRVFGDVTQEQKIQCKGLLWLGKIVIVCNYVESSNTYELLFFPRYHLDFSSLLYRKPLLGRPLVMDVFQDYISVTYSPFDVHIFHVMITGELSPASSPVLQLSTVRELSIMSPKSPPVSMRFIPEQNDEGVLKRDTNGSSDLLSQQPSRCLILRMNGELSVLDMDDGHEHTLTNSVELFWVTCSQFEEKGSLIKEVSWLDYGHQGMQVWYPSHGADPFKQEDFLQLDPELEFDREVYPLGLLPNVGVVVGVSQRFSFSTAEFPCFEPSPQAQTILHCLLRHLLQRDKNEEALRLANLSAEKPHFSHCLEWLLFTVFDADISRPSASKSQVLQKNNSPKKSLLEKTCDLLRNFPEYMDVVVSVARKTDGRHWADLFSAAGRSTEMFEECFQRRWYRTAACYILVIAKLEGPAVSQYCALRLLQATLDESLYELAGELVRFLLRSGRDFENATTDSEKLSPRFLGYVLFRSPYKRQTSDLKSNSMKELSPHIASVMNILESHASYLMSGKELSKLVAFVKGTQFDLVEYLQRERLGSARLENFASALELIGQKLQMDTLQSRLDAEFLLAHMCSVKFKEWIVVLATLLRRAEVLVDLFRHDLRLWKAYSITLQSHDVFREYLDLLNVLEEQLSSVSDLTLQNGPLS; encoded by the exons atgtACCTGGCGTACGGGTGGCCGCAGTCGATCCCGCTGGACCCGAACGACTCGGACCGCGTGGTCCTCCTCCGCGTcctcggccgcctcctcctcgtggTCTGCCCCGCCTCGCTCCACCTCTGGTCGGCCGCCCACCACCGGGTCCGCCTCGCTCGCCTCGATCGCTCCCCGGACTCCCTCGCCGCCCACGGCCACAACGCGCACGCCGTATGGAGCCCCGACGCCAAGACCGTCGCAGTCCTG ACCTCCTCCTTCTACCTTCACATATACAAGGTGCAGCACTCGGGGAAGCCGCTGATCGTCGCAGGCAAGCAGCTCCCGGGGCTTTGCCTTGCCAGTATATCCCTAATCATCGCGGAGAAGGTTCCTCTCGCCAATGGCGTTGCTATAAC GAGTAATTTCGTATGTGACAGCAAAAGCATGCTCCTCGGACTGTCCAGTGGGCATGTGCAGGTCGTGTCCTGGAATGCTGAG TTCCCGGACAGCTTCAAGCTTGGTTGCTCCGCATGCTCGTCTGAGAAAACTACTGCTGTCGTAGATGCATTGGTGTTTGATCCTCCCAGTTTGCAAGAAAATTCTAACGCAAGGCCTGCTCCTTGCTGCACAGGGAATTCTTCTATTGTTCATGTTGAGCTCTCGGTGAAGCTAAGGTTGCTGGTTGCTTTATACTCAGGCTGTCACATTGCCCTCTGTACCGTTGGTAAGAAGGGATTAAAGCAGCCTGGTAGCGTCAGAGTGGAGAGATGGTTGAATACTGATGATGCGATCTGTACTTCTGTGGCTTCTGAGCAACAGATTCTTGCTGTCGGATGCAGTAGAGGTGTTGTTGAATTGTATGATCTGGCTGAAAATGCGCGGCACATACGAACGATTTCCTTGTATGATTGGGG GTATTCAGTGGAAGATACCGGTCCTGTTGCTTGTATATCTTGGACACATGACAATTGTGCTTTTGCAGTTGGATGGAAATTTAGGGGACTTACTGTATGGTCTGTGTCTGGATGTCGGTTGATGTGTACAATTCGTCAAACTGGATCAAATTCTGCCTCATCTCCAATGGTGAAACCTAACGCTCTAAAATTTGAGCCTCTAATGGGAGGGACATCACACATTCAATGGGATGATCATGGATATAAGTTATTTGCTGTTGAAGAAAGCTTGTCAGAAAGGGTTCTTGCTTTCTCATTTGCCAAATGTTGCCTAAACAGAGGACTTTCAGGCACAACATATTCCCACCAGGTTCTTTATGGTGAAGATCGAATCCTATTGGTGCAACAGGATGATGCTGATGAACTGAAGATTTTGCATCTTAATGTTCCA GTTTCCTATATTTCCCAGAACTGGCCAGTTTTACATGTAGTTGCAAGCAATGATGGGATGTACTTAGCAGTTGCTGGCTCTCATGGGCTAGTGCTATATGACTTGCGAAATAAAAGGTGGCGTGTTTTTGGTGATGTTACACAAGAGCAAAAGATTCAATGCAAAGGCTTATTGTGGCTGGGAAAAATTGTTATTGTATGCAACTATGTCGAATCGTCAAACAC GTACGAGCTTCTCTTTTTCCCAAGATATCACCTTGATTTTAGCTCCTTACTCTACCGGAAACCACTGCTTGGAAGACCACTTGTCATGGATGTTTTCCAGGATTACATATCAGTTACCTACAGTCCATTTGATGTGCATATCTTCCATGTGATGATCACAGGAGAATTGTCACCTGCTAGTAGTCCAGTTTTACAG CTTTCAACAGTGCGAGAACTTTCAATCATGAGTCCTAAGAGTCCACCTGTTTCAATGCGCTTCATTCCTGAACAAAATGACGAAGGAGTGCTGAAACGAGATACTAATGGATCTTCGGATCTTTTGTCCCAACAACCATCAAG ATGTTTGATCTTGCGGATGAATGGTGAACTTTCTGTGCTGGACATGGATGATGGACATGAACACACACTCACAAATTCAGTTGAACTCTTTTGGGTCACTTGTTCCCAATTTGAAGAGAAGGGTAGTCTTATCAAAGAGGTTTCATGGCTTGACTACGGTCATCAGGGTATGCAG GTATGGTACCCATCTCATGGAGCAGATCCTTTTAAGCAAGAAGATTTCTTGCAG TTGGATCCGGAGCTTGAATTTGATCGTGAGGTGTATCCTCTTGGTCTTCTTCCAAATGTTGGTGTGGTCGTTGGTGTTTCTCAGAGATTTTCCTTCTCAACTGCGGAGTTTCCATGCTTTGAGCCTTCACCTCAAGCCCAAACAATATTGCATTGTTTACTACGACATCTCCTTCAG AGGGACAAAAATGAAGAAGCTTTGCGCTTGGCAAATTTGTCAGCAGAGAAACCCCACTTTTCTCACTGTTTAGAGTGGCTTCTATTTACGGTATTTGATGCAGATATATCAAG GCCAAGTGCTTCAAAAAGCCAAGTTTTACAAAAAAATAATTCTCCAAAGAAGTCTCTTCTCGAGAAGACATGTGATCTACTACGGAATTTTCCTGAATATATGGATGTTGTAGTCAGTGTTGCTAGGAAAACTGACGGTCGACACTGGGCTGATCTTTTCTCTGCGGCTGGACGATCCACAGA GATGTTTGAGGAATGCTTCCAACGGAGATGGTATAGGACTGCTGCTTGCTACATACTG GTCATTGCTAAGTTGGAGGGCCCTGCAGTCAGTCAGTACTGTGCACTCCGTTTGCTACAA GCTACACTTGATGAATCTCTGTATGAGCTTGCTGGGGAGTTG GTTCGCTTCTTGCTAAGATCTGGAAGGGATTTTGAGAATGCCACTACAGACTCTGAGAAGCTCTCTCCAAGATTTCTGGGCTATGTTCTATTCCGTTCGCCATATAAACGACAAACTTCTGATTTGAAAAG TAACTCGATGAAAGAACTTAGTCCACATATTGCCTCTGTTATGAACATTCTAGAGAGCCATGCTAGCTATTTGATGTCTGGCAAAGAACTTTCTAAGCTTGTCGCTTTTGTCAAAGGGACTCAATTTGATCTTGTG GAATATCTTCAACGAGAAAGGCTAGGGTCTGCTCGGCTGGAGAATTTTGCATCTGCACTCGAACTGATCGGACAAAAG CTCCAAATGGACACACTACAAAGCCGGCTTGATGCTGAGTTTCTTCTAGCTCATATGTGTTCAGTCAAGTTTAAGGAATGGATCGTGGTGCTAGCTACTTTATTGCGACGTGCAGAG GTTTTGGTGGATCTCTTTCGGCATGATTTACGATTGTGGAAAGCATATAGCATTACTCTACAG TCTCATGATGTATTCAGAGAGTACCTTGATCTTCTTAATGTCTTGGAGGAGCAGCTTTCATCTGTTTCCGATCTTACATTGCAAAATGGACCTTTGTCATGA
- the LOC133919949 gene encoding uncharacterized protein LOC133919949 isoform X2, which produces MLLLFLFPDSFKLGCSACSSEKTTAVVDALVFDPPSLQENSNARPAPCCTGNSSIVHVELSVKLRLLVALYSGCHIALCTVGKKGLKQPGSVRVERWLNTDDAICTSVASEQQILAVGCSRGVVELYDLAENARHIRTISLYDWGYSVEDTGPVACISWTHDNCAFAVGWKFRGLTVWSVSGCRLMCTIRQTGSNSASSPMVKPNALKFEPLMGGTSHIQWDDHGYKLFAVEESLSERVLAFSFAKCCLNRGLSGTTYSHQVLYGEDRILLVQQDDADELKILHLNVPVSYISQNWPVLHVVASNDGMYLAVAGSHGLVLYDLRNKRWRVFGDVTQEQKIQCKGLLWLGKIVIVCNYVESSNTYELLFFPRYHLDFSSLLYRKPLLGRPLVMDVFQDYISVTYSPFDVHIFHVMITGELSPASSPVLQLSTVRELSIMSPKSPPVSMRFIPEQNDEGVLKRDTNGSSDLLSQQPSRCLILRMNGELSVLDMDDGHEHTLTNSVELFWVTCSQFEEKGSLIKEVSWLDYGHQGMQVWYPSHGADPFKQEDFLQLDPELEFDREVYPLGLLPNVGVVVGVSQRFSFSTAEFPCFEPSPQAQTILHCLLRHLLQRDKNEEALRLANLSAEKPHFSHCLEWLLFTVFDADISRPSASKSQVLQKNNSPKKSLLEKTCDLLRNFPEYMDVVVSVARKTDGRHWADLFSAAGRSTEMFEECFQRRWYRTAACYILVIAKLEGPAVSQYCALRLLQATLDESLYELAGELVRFLLRSGRDFENATTDSEKLSPRFLGYVLFRSPYKRQTSDLKSNSMKELSPHIASVMNILESHASYLMSGKELSKLVAFVKGTQFDLVEYLQRERLGSARLENFASALELIGQKLQMDTLQSRLDAEFLLAHMCSVKFKEWIVVLATLLRRAEVLVDLFRHDLRLWKAYSITLQSHDVFREYLDLLNVLEEQLSSVSDLTLQNGPLS; this is translated from the exons ATGCTACTTTTGTTTCTT TTCCCGGACAGCTTCAAGCTTGGTTGCTCCGCATGCTCGTCTGAGAAAACTACTGCTGTCGTAGATGCATTGGTGTTTGATCCTCCCAGTTTGCAAGAAAATTCTAACGCAAGGCCTGCTCCTTGCTGCACAGGGAATTCTTCTATTGTTCATGTTGAGCTCTCGGTGAAGCTAAGGTTGCTGGTTGCTTTATACTCAGGCTGTCACATTGCCCTCTGTACCGTTGGTAAGAAGGGATTAAAGCAGCCTGGTAGCGTCAGAGTGGAGAGATGGTTGAATACTGATGATGCGATCTGTACTTCTGTGGCTTCTGAGCAACAGATTCTTGCTGTCGGATGCAGTAGAGGTGTTGTTGAATTGTATGATCTGGCTGAAAATGCGCGGCACATACGAACGATTTCCTTGTATGATTGGGG GTATTCAGTGGAAGATACCGGTCCTGTTGCTTGTATATCTTGGACACATGACAATTGTGCTTTTGCAGTTGGATGGAAATTTAGGGGACTTACTGTATGGTCTGTGTCTGGATGTCGGTTGATGTGTACAATTCGTCAAACTGGATCAAATTCTGCCTCATCTCCAATGGTGAAACCTAACGCTCTAAAATTTGAGCCTCTAATGGGAGGGACATCACACATTCAATGGGATGATCATGGATATAAGTTATTTGCTGTTGAAGAAAGCTTGTCAGAAAGGGTTCTTGCTTTCTCATTTGCCAAATGTTGCCTAAACAGAGGACTTTCAGGCACAACATATTCCCACCAGGTTCTTTATGGTGAAGATCGAATCCTATTGGTGCAACAGGATGATGCTGATGAACTGAAGATTTTGCATCTTAATGTTCCA GTTTCCTATATTTCCCAGAACTGGCCAGTTTTACATGTAGTTGCAAGCAATGATGGGATGTACTTAGCAGTTGCTGGCTCTCATGGGCTAGTGCTATATGACTTGCGAAATAAAAGGTGGCGTGTTTTTGGTGATGTTACACAAGAGCAAAAGATTCAATGCAAAGGCTTATTGTGGCTGGGAAAAATTGTTATTGTATGCAACTATGTCGAATCGTCAAACAC GTACGAGCTTCTCTTTTTCCCAAGATATCACCTTGATTTTAGCTCCTTACTCTACCGGAAACCACTGCTTGGAAGACCACTTGTCATGGATGTTTTCCAGGATTACATATCAGTTACCTACAGTCCATTTGATGTGCATATCTTCCATGTGATGATCACAGGAGAATTGTCACCTGCTAGTAGTCCAGTTTTACAG CTTTCAACAGTGCGAGAACTTTCAATCATGAGTCCTAAGAGTCCACCTGTTTCAATGCGCTTCATTCCTGAACAAAATGACGAAGGAGTGCTGAAACGAGATACTAATGGATCTTCGGATCTTTTGTCCCAACAACCATCAAG ATGTTTGATCTTGCGGATGAATGGTGAACTTTCTGTGCTGGACATGGATGATGGACATGAACACACACTCACAAATTCAGTTGAACTCTTTTGGGTCACTTGTTCCCAATTTGAAGAGAAGGGTAGTCTTATCAAAGAGGTTTCATGGCTTGACTACGGTCATCAGGGTATGCAG GTATGGTACCCATCTCATGGAGCAGATCCTTTTAAGCAAGAAGATTTCTTGCAG TTGGATCCGGAGCTTGAATTTGATCGTGAGGTGTATCCTCTTGGTCTTCTTCCAAATGTTGGTGTGGTCGTTGGTGTTTCTCAGAGATTTTCCTTCTCAACTGCGGAGTTTCCATGCTTTGAGCCTTCACCTCAAGCCCAAACAATATTGCATTGTTTACTACGACATCTCCTTCAG AGGGACAAAAATGAAGAAGCTTTGCGCTTGGCAAATTTGTCAGCAGAGAAACCCCACTTTTCTCACTGTTTAGAGTGGCTTCTATTTACGGTATTTGATGCAGATATATCAAG GCCAAGTGCTTCAAAAAGCCAAGTTTTACAAAAAAATAATTCTCCAAAGAAGTCTCTTCTCGAGAAGACATGTGATCTACTACGGAATTTTCCTGAATATATGGATGTTGTAGTCAGTGTTGCTAGGAAAACTGACGGTCGACACTGGGCTGATCTTTTCTCTGCGGCTGGACGATCCACAGA GATGTTTGAGGAATGCTTCCAACGGAGATGGTATAGGACTGCTGCTTGCTACATACTG GTCATTGCTAAGTTGGAGGGCCCTGCAGTCAGTCAGTACTGTGCACTCCGTTTGCTACAA GCTACACTTGATGAATCTCTGTATGAGCTTGCTGGGGAGTTG GTTCGCTTCTTGCTAAGATCTGGAAGGGATTTTGAGAATGCCACTACAGACTCTGAGAAGCTCTCTCCAAGATTTCTGGGCTATGTTCTATTCCGTTCGCCATATAAACGACAAACTTCTGATTTGAAAAG TAACTCGATGAAAGAACTTAGTCCACATATTGCCTCTGTTATGAACATTCTAGAGAGCCATGCTAGCTATTTGATGTCTGGCAAAGAACTTTCTAAGCTTGTCGCTTTTGTCAAAGGGACTCAATTTGATCTTGTG GAATATCTTCAACGAGAAAGGCTAGGGTCTGCTCGGCTGGAGAATTTTGCATCTGCACTCGAACTGATCGGACAAAAG CTCCAAATGGACACACTACAAAGCCGGCTTGATGCTGAGTTTCTTCTAGCTCATATGTGTTCAGTCAAGTTTAAGGAATGGATCGTGGTGCTAGCTACTTTATTGCGACGTGCAGAG GTTTTGGTGGATCTCTTTCGGCATGATTTACGATTGTGGAAAGCATATAGCATTACTCTACAG TCTCATGATGTATTCAGAGAGTACCTTGATCTTCTTAATGTCTTGGAGGAGCAGCTTTCATCTGTTTCCGATCTTACATTGCAAAATGGACCTTTGTCATGA